In the genome of Halapricum salinum, one region contains:
- a CDS encoding DUF7557 family protein — MPTVDLDEETIERLDGLRVEDESYDEIVTELINIYQAEELTLFHGGDEY; from the coding sequence ATGCCCACAGTCGACCTCGACGAGGAGACGATCGAGCGTCTCGACGGCCTCCGCGTCGAAGACGAGAGCTACGACGAGATCGTCACCGAGTTGATCAACATCTACCAGGCCGAAGAGCTGACGCTGTTCCACGGCGGCGACGAGTACTGA
- a CDS encoding DUF5799 family protein has translation MSDSDWTDMLAAERMRVDRKFEDQLEASSFSRQQWGLVMTAADFEIDGPENPKEATLRADTSKLSSVMSEIKNLDKRGGGMASPSGGGRAGGSGSGGGGILGKIAGLFGGGGGGGGALQHEAEELAAEYTEKLQSHLEKRGRWETICEQAAGE, from the coding sequence ATGAGTGACAGCGACTGGACGGACATGCTCGCCGCCGAACGGATGCGTGTCGACCGGAAGTTCGAGGACCAACTCGAGGCCTCGTCGTTCTCCCGACAGCAGTGGGGGCTGGTGATGACGGCCGCCGATTTCGAGATCGACGGTCCAGAGAACCCGAAAGAGGCGACACTGCGAGCGGATACGAGCAAGCTATCGAGCGTGATGTCCGAGATCAAGAACCTCGACAAGCGCGGTGGCGGCATGGCCAGTCCGTCGGGCGGTGGCAGAGCTGGCGGCAGCGGCAGCGGGGGCGGCGGTATACTGGGCAAGATCGCGGGCCTGTTCGGCGGCGGTGGCGGAGGCGGTGGCGCACTCCAGCATGAAGCCGAAGAACTGGCAGCGGAGTACACCGAGAAACTGCAGTCCCACCTCGAAAAACGCGGTCGCTGGGAGACGATCTGCGAGCAGGCTGCCGGAGAGTAA